A DNA window from Ipomoea triloba cultivar NCNSP0323 chromosome 10, ASM357664v1 contains the following coding sequences:
- the LOC116033195 gene encoding protein FAR1-RELATED SEQUENCE 5-like: MKKSSDGVIVWKYIVCTRDGFKNVVCMDSSSAAELDGVECSVRKRRRVSNRVGCRARIAFRYASNGTYCIHLFEERHNHSLSSLLSRQFLKGNRKLGVGHMKFVADCVKANIGPVQSFRLFKEMVGSFSNVGATSVEFRNIKRDINSYCSSVDAQMVVTNFLKKKEVCPAIFFTFDVDEFDQYQTNMYDMVFTPFTGVNNHKKCITFGAGLLTKEDIESYVWLFEKSKEATGCEPTLFVTDQDPAMRVAFPRDKVGPSLSRNESFRAKLNSVVWNQMLEPTEFDYQWNLVMEEFGLVEHNWFVKLFDIRQFWIPAYFREVFLNALIRTTSRSESENSTPDLKTPLAMEKHAAYVYTVAIFYEVQSEICAACFTCRVVNVREDQGFLYYEIKDGDNRVFSVVHNVVEVIASCGCKMFQRLGLLCRHIFVVFKDLKLDSIPLRYVVKRWTRDASLGRSFDIDGVVVDQWEGVDEKLVLLKSVCLDIQCCISIVQSDMDRLQMFSQIIKEHKDMFLSDPSCCSSVVGKRSIIEEICGSSVPSEVYVLLPKKAKNKGSGKRIKGFKEIAIEESKKEMTCKTCNKPGHDSRNCVLRKKQCPS, from the exons ATGAAAAAATCTAGTGATGGGGTGATAGTTTGGAAATATATTGTTTGTACTAGGGATGGTTTTAAGAATGTCGTTTGTATGGATAGCTCTTCAGCAGCAGAATTGGATGGTGTTGAGTGTTCTGTTAGAAAGAGGCGGAGAGTTTCGAATAGGGTTGGGTGTAGGGCTCGCATTGCTTTTAGATATGCGAGTAATGGTACTTATTGTATTCACTTGTTTGAGGAGCGTCACAATCATTCGCTGTCCTCATTATTGTCAAGACAATTTCTTAAGGGGAATAGGAAGCTTGGGGTTGGTCACATGAAGTTCGTAGCTGATTGTGTAAAAGCAAACATTGGGCCAGTGCAAAGTTTTCGGTTGTTCAAGGAGATGGTGGGGAGTTTCTCAAATGTAGGTGCAACAAGTGTAGAATTTCGAAATATTAAAAGGGACATAAACTCTTATTGTTCGAGTGTTGATGCTCAGATGGTTGTGACTAATttcttaaagaaaaaagaagtatGCCCAGCTATTTTCTTTACATTTGATGTTGATGAGTTTGATCA ATATCAGACAAACAT GTATGATATGGTATTTACACCATTCACTGGTGTAAACAACCATAAAAAGTGTATTACTTTTGGTGCTGGGTTGTTGACAAAAGAGGATATTGAGTCATATGTGTGGTTGTTTGAGAAATCCAAGGAAGCAACGGGTTGTGAGCCAACATTGTTTGTAACTGATCAAGACCCAGCAATGAGGGTTGCATTTCCAC GAGATAAGGTTGGCCCCTCTTTGAGTAGAAATGAGTCTTTTAGGGCAAAGCTTAATTCCGTTGTATGGAATCAAATGTTGGAACCAACTGAATTCGATTATCAATGGAATCTAGTTATGGAGGAATTTGGGTTGGTGGAGCATAATTGGTTTGTGAAATTGTTTGATATTCGTCAGTTTTGGATTCCTGCATATTTTAGAGAGGTTTTTCTAAATGCTTTAATTAGGACTACCTCACGTTCTGAGAGTGAGAATA GTACTCCAGATTTGAAGACACCACTAGCCATGGAGAAACATGCTGCATATGTGTATACTGTTGCTATATTTTATGAGGTTCAATCTGAGATTTGTGCAGCATGTTTTACTTGTCGAGTTGTAAATGTTAGGGAGGATCAAGGTTTTTTGTACTATGAAATTAAAGATGGAGACAATCGAGTTTTTAGTGTCGTGCATAATGTTGTGGAGGTCATTGCTTCATGTGGGTGCAAAATGTTTCAAAGGTTGGGGCTGCTGTGTAGGCATATTTTTGTAGTTTTTAAAGACTTGAAATTGGATTCAATTCCGTTGAGATATGTAGTTAAGCGGTGGACTAGGGATGCATCTTTGGGTCGGAGTTTTGATATTGATGGTGTTGTTGTTGATCAATGGGAAGGTGTTGATGAAAAGTTGGTGTTATTGAAATCTGTTTGTTTGGATATTCAATGCTGTATTAGTATAGTTCAGTCTGATATGGATCGCTTGCAAATGTTTTCTCAGATCATTAAGGAGCATAAAGACATGTTTTTATCAGACCCAAGTTGCTGTTCTTCTGTTGTTGGCAAGAGGTCAATCATTGAGGAAATTTGTGGTTCTTCTGTTCCTTCTGAGGTTTATGTTCTTCTACCAAAGAAAGCAAAGAATAAGGGGAGTGGTAAGCGCATTAAAGGATTCAAGGAGATTGCTATTGAAGAAAGTAAGAAGGAGATGACATGCAAGACTTGCAATAAACCTGGTCATGATAGCAGGAATTGTGTACTGAGGAAGAAACAGTGTCCCTCATAG